From the genome of bacterium:
TCATACCGGGATATACGCAAATTAGTTCTGGTGCGATAGTTAATGTAGACCCTTATTCGCGTGACCCGTTGGGCAGAATCGTGGTGGTCGCAAAGGATTCTTTCGGTGCGCCACAGGAAAGCGTTTTCACCTTCGTGGTGAATCCTGATAGCAGTTACATGGAGTTCGACTGGACGGACAGCAATGGTGTGGCTGAATTCGATGTGAAGCTTTACGGTCAATATACCGTTGTTACAGTAAGGTGGGGCTCGATAGTTAGGCCGACAGAAAGCATGGTGACGGTTAGTTACATCAATCCTGTTTGCACACTTAATGTGCTCGCTTACGATACAACGGGCATATTCGAAGACCTATCGGGTAGCGAACCGGGGGTTGTTGTTTTCCCGAATCCCGCAGGTTACATAAGTTTTTCGGTTCCTGCTGGAGTTGATAGAGCAGAGGTGGTCGATATCAGCGGAAGGGTGGTTGGAAAAGCTATTGCCACAAGGAAGGGACTTATTACTTGGCGTCCACGCAATAGTTTGCCAGCTGGAGTGTACTTTATTAGAGGTTCTTCGGGGAAGATATACGGCAAAATTATTGTTATTAAATAAATTATACCGGCTCCAGATTGTATTTAAAGCTTGGATTTTTATCCTATTAGATGCCGAGGCACCTTGGTATTTTCAGGTTTTCGCAAGTTTGATTTTAAGGTATTCTATCAATCCACCCGCATCAAGAATTCCTCTGACGAGTTCAGGAAATGGTGGGAACGAGAACTCTTTTCCTTTAACTTTTATTGTTCCCTGTTCTCTATTTATTTCCACTTCATCTCCGTCTTCGATATATTCGGCTGCCTCTGGATGGACAATCGCCAGAAGGCCGTAGTTAATCGCATTTCTGAAGAATATCCTGCTAAACGAGCGAGCGATTATCGCGCTTATACCCGCGTATTTAAGACACGCAGCAGCTTGTTCCCGTGAGGAGCCGCACCCAAAGTTCTTTCCTGCTACTATAATGTCGCCGGGTTTGACTTTTTTGGTGAAGTCTGGGTCGAGGTCCTCAAGAGCGTGTTTTGCCATTTCCTGCGGAGTAAGCTGCTGATATGTGTATTTGCCAGGATAGATAACATCAGTGTTTATGTCATCACCGTATTTGTGAGCTTTCCCCTTTATTACCATTTTTTACTCCTTTTGTTTTGATTTAGTTTTGGGAACGAATTCTCGAAGATACTTTGGCTCAAGTTTTTCGGGTGGTATGAATTCATTGCGTTCTATTTGTTCTAAGGCGAGGGCTATTATGTTTCTTGCCTGAGGTGTTACCGGGATTTTTGGTAAAACTGCTTTGTCTGGCTCGAGTTGAGGGATTATTTTGTCCGCATAGTCGCCGCAAAGTATAAATTTTTGGTATTTCCTTAGTATTTCGACGAATTCGTCAGGTGGGAGTGCTTTGGAACCTAATAATGGCGTTGGTTCCAGCGAATGTGCGTCGAATATCGCACCATATATGGCACCAGCCTTGGCGTCGTAGGCAACGGCTATCGGATATTCGCACGGAGCAAATGTGAAGGCTATGGCTTGTAGGCTGTCCACGCCCACTATTTTTATCTCAGGTTTTGCAAAAACAAGCCCTTGAACGAAGGAAACGCCCACTCTTAGCCCGGTGAAGGAGCCCGGTCCTATTGACAGCGCAACATGGCTTATTTCGGATAATGATAAATTGCTTTCTGATAAAGCGGTTTTCAGGATGTCGGGCAGAATTTCAGAATGTCTTTTCGGCGCGAACACGGTTTTTTCGAAAACAATTTTTCCGCCTGCATAAATTCCAAAAGCGAGGTAATCGGTGGCAGTGTCGATAGCTATTATTTTGACATCTTTGTCCATTGATATAAAAAATAAGGGGCATGTTGAAATGCCCCTTTTGACTCAGCGTTCATCTTTATTGCTACTTTACTAAAAGAATTTTCCGCGATGCGCTTCCCTTTTCTGTGGTAAGGTTAACAACATACACGCCGGACGACAGATTCTCGGCGTTCCACCTGTAGATTCCGCTGCCACGGACATTCACGGTCTTGACGGTCTTACCGTTTAAGGAGACTATGCTCAGTTCCCCAGACTTACCATCGGGTACGGCGTATTTTATTTCGCACACTTCGTTAAACGGAGTTGGCGCCACTGATAAGGCAACGCTTGAAGGTAGAGCGTTTTTGCTTTCGGCAACACCAGATATCCCGAAAAACGATAGGCATCTATACATCAGGTCTCTGAACTGGATTGTCGGGAGTTCCTCCATGGGGAATCCGAAAAATATAAGTTTTCCGCCGCTGCTGGGGAACTCTCTTACGATCCCGGCGCTGGAACCATCGTCATACTTTATCGCCGTGTGAGTATTAGCCGCAAACATGGGGTCAGGGCTTATTTTTTCGGCTCTTATAGCAGTCGATATGCTACCAGT
Proteins encoded in this window:
- a CDS encoding 3-isopropylmalate dehydratase small subunit, with the translated sequence MVIKGKAHKYGDDINTDVIYPGKYTYQQLTPQEMAKHALEDLDPDFTKKVKPGDIIVAGKNFGCGSSREQAAACLKYAGISAIIARSFSRIFFRNAINYGLLAIVHPEAAEYIEDGDEVEINREQGTIKVKGKEFSFPPFPELVRGILDAGGLIEYLKIKLAKT
- the tsaB gene encoding tRNA (adenosine(37)-N6)-threonylcarbamoyltransferase complex dimerization subunit type 1 TsaB; amino-acid sequence: MDKDVKIIAIDTATDYLAFGIYAGGKIVFEKTVFAPKRHSEILPDILKTALSESNLSLSEISHVALSIGPGSFTGLRVGVSFVQGLVFAKPEIKIVGVDSLQAIAFTFAPCEYPIAVAYDAKAGAIYGAIFDAHSLEPTPLLGSKALPPDEFVEILRKYQKFILCGDYADKIIPQLEPDKAVLPKIPVTPQARNIIALALEQIERNEFIPPEKLEPKYLREFVPKTKSKQKE